The following are encoded together in the Anopheles nili chromosome 3, idAnoNiliSN_F5_01, whole genome shotgun sequence genome:
- the LOC128725275 gene encoding zinc transporter ZIP9: MDETAMLFALVIVMLVGSYLAGNIPLIMSLSEEKLKNVSIFGAGLLVGTALTVIIPEGIRSLYDERSLEEAVKDHGTSSGLPVGEHKHEHRNDEHSATIGLSLVLGFVFMMLVDQVSSRRTEGSNERNLTATIGLVVHAAADGVALGAAATTSHSDVEIIVFLAIMLHKAPAAFGLVSFLLHEGVERDRIRKHLLIFALAAPALTLLTYFGIGSEQKETLESLNATGIAMLFSAGTFLYVATVHVLPELTHRSDHGHGHSHTHHHGNYSLLEQQPPSSSVAVSGKPSAAGGPGGLRNYELALLILGALAPLFLTLGHHH; encoded by the exons ATGGACGAAACGGCAATGCTTTTCGCTTTGGTTATCGTGATGCTTGTGGGATCATATCTAGCCGGAAACATTCCCCTCATAATGTCACTCTCCGAG GAGAAACTGAAAAATGTTTCTATCTTTGGAGCGGGGCTGCTAGTCGGAACCGCCCTAACCGTCATTATTCCCGAAGGTATCCGGTCGTTGTACGACGAGCGATCGCTGGAGGAGGCAGTAAAAGACCACGGGACATCATCCGGCCTGCCAGTAGGTGAACACAAACACGAGCACAGAAATGACGAACATTCGGCCACGATAGGGTTATCGCTGGTGCTGGGATTCGTGTTCATGATGCTCGTGGATCAAGTATCCTCACGGCGCACGGAAGGCTCTAACGAGCGCAATCTAACGGCAACCATCGGGTTAGTGGTCCATGCGGCTGCGGACGGTGTGGCACTTGGAGCCGCCGCTACGACGAGCCATTCGGATGTGGAAATCATCGTATTCCTGGCAATCATGCTACACAAAGCCCCTGCTGCATTTGGGCTCGTGAGCTTTCTACTGCACGAAGGAGTCGAGCGGGACCGGATTCGAAAGCATCTGCTCATTTTCGCTCTCGCAGCTCCGGCGCTAACACTGCTGACGTATTTTGGCATCGGAAGCGAGCAGAAGGAAACGCTCGAATCACTCAATGCGACCGGCATTGCCATGCTGTTTTCGGCGGGAACGTTCCTGTACGTGGCCACCGTCCACGTGCTTCCGGAGTTGACACATCGCAGCGACCACGGACATGGCCATAGCCATACGCACCATCACGGCAATTACAGTCTGTTGGAACAGCAGCCTCCAAGCTCATCTGTCGCCGTAAGCGGGAAACCGTCCGCTGCCGGTGGCCCGGGAGGATTGCGGAACTACGAGCTGGCACTACTTATTCTGGGCGCGTTAGCACCACTTTTCCTAACGCTTGGCCACCACCACTAA
- the LOC128727553 gene encoding epidermal growth factor receptor substrate 15-like 1, producing the protein MPDIVKIAGDHILIYEAYYKQLDPKESNEIGALDAAKFLKKSGLSDVVLSRIWDMSDPNGKGFLTKEGFFVSLKLIGLAQEGSDINLKNIYNLLSKPPRVGDLPKVPAQVKMLPAESMDWAMKPEKRQQYEQLFDSLGPMNGLLPGAKVRMTLMNSKLPVDTLGRIWDLADQDRDGSLDKHEFCVAMHLVYEALDKRAIPAVLPPQLQRNYSSQSAPNGGGFDAFGSGAADGGGFVANFPTDIAPPPVVPPLPAALARPPPMAGMAPVIPPVPMVPLISGSGPLEVTSWVVSPLERCKYEEIFNKSDTDRDGLVSGLEIKDVFIQSGVTQGKLAHIWALCDTHQSGKLKLEEFCLAMWFVDRAKKGIDPPQALAPNMVPPSLRKSSIIQPQEPAQPTYSNPELEMISKEIDELAKERRLLEQEVAQKEADVRIKSGELRSLQSELDTLTATLKQLENQKGEAQKRLDDLKNQQVDVDQALQGVVCSIDDARQQVNKIREQCQKQEATLKEQEGELDSRRSELQKLKDEEQSLEKEYNAGTKEVDKLTSQLQDTQLEISQVKAMVTQIQEYQRQMTDALSMFRSAIDSNDPILVSDYSLKIEPEFREAKLALEEKEVENANKRDPFGDNRSNGFNPEETETGFGDDFKANGFTTQFDTSSNGGFHHGTTGGFGDEGFGAFGAKTNATGADPFASAASDPFGERKGSGVEPSKDEFGCDPFAILHAPTTAGQALSPSPSKSTAPPRPESPSPALPPKKAKQPPPRPAPPRPMQGPTPTKPAPPASDAFGDSSGGGSFANFADFDNKNLKPTSSQAQGSFASSDLAFGSNRSLTGNSLSSVSGTPTAMITIEAPTPPGPVVSPVAMPIAAVHLSAAPTPTPVADFADDPFKDYRYEDPFSIEDPFADTEDNATPSDDPFASVSNPGSNNNNVLSSGFDAKFSKSSNTSVEELDELFRGVRMEADGAHNTGTSPFGLNSSNNRLNNNTLSSGGSIERTKSSISHTGPAADPFDAFNDNFTKNTNKTSDSLFGAFGNGSGDVKNKSSASSDILFDAFRTTATSPASVLSVMAVSSPAVAVTSASSVKSFEDEFSKMDTANVLNNNTSMAAAFGNGNEFEAKFDDAFSAFSNGNNSNSNHYGIAFGATLPPPASKTKVTANGPSTGSLKKVPNSVDASGTQPDRFNADYSKGDSFDADLQAVLQRSLVEK; encoded by the exons ATGCCCGACATTGTGAAG ATCGCAGGAGACCATATCCTTATATACGAAGCTTACTATAAACAG CTGGACCCAAAAGAATCGAACGAAATCGGTGCGCTAGATGCGGCAAAATTCCTCAAGAAGTCCGGCCTTAGTGATGTCGTGCTCAGTCGCATTTGGGATATGTCGGATCCGAACGGCAAAGGGTTCCTGACGAAGGAGGGATTTTTCGTTTCACTAAAGCTGATCGGTTTGGCACAAGAAGGATCTGATATTAACCTGAAAAACATCTACAATTTGCTATCGAAACCGCCGAGAGTG GGTGATTTACCAAAGGTGCCCGCACAGGTAAAAATGCTCCCAGCCGAAAGCATGGACTGGGCGATgaaaccggaaaagcggcaacAGTACGAGCAACTGTTCGATTCCTTGGGACCCATGAATGGACTGCTTCCGGGTGCAAAAGTACGAATGACCTTGATGAATTCAAAACTGCCGGTCGACACGCTTGGTCGCAtctgggacttggccgatCAGGATCGTGATGGCAGCCTCGATAAGCACGAGTTTTGCGTAGCCATGCATCTGGTGTACGAGGCGTTGGATAAGCGCGCCATTCCAGCCGTACTACCACCGCAATTGCAGCGTAATTACAGCTCACAATCGGCACCGAACGGTGGCGGGTTCGATGCCTTCGGTAGCGGTGCTGCTGACGGAGGAGGATTTGTGGCCAATTTTCCGACCGAcattgcaccaccaccggtagtGCCACCGTTGCCAGCCGCCCTTGCCCGACCGCCACCGATGGCAGGAATGGCTCCTGTTATCCCACCCGTGCCGATGGTGCCGTTGATTTCGGGATCCGGTCCGTTGGAGGTGACCAGCTGGGTCGTATCTCCGCTGGAGCGCTGCAAGTACGAGGAAATTTTCAACAAGAGCGACACCGATCGAGACGGGCTCGTGTCGGGATTGGAGATCAAAGACGTGTTTATTCAATCTGGAGTTACACAAGGCAAGTTAGCGCATATCTGGGCGCTCTGCGATACACACCAATCGGGCAAACTGAAGTTGGAAGAGTTCTGTTTAGCCATGTGGTTTGTCGATCGCGCTAAAAAGGGCATCGATCCGCCACAGGCACTGGCTCCGAACATGGTTCCGCCGAGTTTGAGAAAAAGCTCCATCATCCAACCACAG GAACCGGCACAACCGACATACAGCAACCCCGAGCTCGAGATGATATCCAAAGAAATTGATGAGCTTGCCAAAGAGCGGCGTCTGCTGGAACAGGAGGTTGCCCAGAAGGAGGCTGACGTACGAATCAAGAGTGGGGAGCTACGCAGCTTACAA AGTGAACTGGACACGTTAACGGCAACATTGAAGCAACTGGAAAACCAAAAAGGTGAAGCACAAAAGCGTTTGGATGATCTTAAGAATCAG CAAGTAGATGTAGATCAGGCCCTGCAAGGGGTAGTGTGCAGCATTGACGATGCCCGTCAACAg GTTAACAAAATTCGAGAACAGTGCCAGAAGCAAGAAGCAACGCTCAAGGAGCAAGAAGGTGAGCTGGACTCGCGCCGTTCCGAGTTGCAGAAGTTAAAGGATGAGGAACAATCGCTTGAAAAAGAGTACAACGCAGGCACCAAAGAGGTCGACAAGCTTACGTCACAGCTGCAAGATACGCAGCTAGAGATTAGCCAGGTTAAAGCCATGGTTACACAGATCCAGGAATACCAGCGCCAAATGACGGATGCCCTGTCGATGTTCCGTTCTGCGATCGATTCAAACGATCCGATTCTGGTGTCCGATTACTCGCTCAAGATCGAACCGGAGTTCCGTGAAGCCAAACTGGCGCTTGAAGAAAAAGAGGTAGAGAATGCGAACAAGCGTGATCCGTTCGGTGACAACAGGTCGAACGGATTTAATCCTGAGGAAACGGAAACCGGCTTCGGGGATGATTTCAAAGCCAACGGTTTCACCACCCAGTTTGACACAAGTTCGAATGGAGGCTTCCACCACGGTACCACCGGAGGTTTCGGTGACGAAGGATTCGGGGCGTTCGGTGCGAAAACCAACGCCACAGGTGCGGATCCGTTTGCGTCTGCTGCATCCGATCCATTCGGCGAACGGAAAGGCAGTGGAGTAGAG CCCTCCAAAGATGAGTTCGGATGCGATCCGTTTGCCATACTTCACGCTCCGACCACTGCCGGTCAAGCACTGTCACCAAGTCCCAGCAAATCCACTGCTCCGCCTCGTCCGGAATCGCCGAGTCCAGCCTTGCCACCTAAGAAGGCGAAGCAACCGCCACCGCGGCCGGCTCCGCCACGACCAATGCAG GGTCCTACACCTACCAAACCTGCACCACCGGCGTCGGATGCTTTCGGTGATAGTAGCGGCGGTGGCAGCTTTGCCAACTTTGCCGACTTCGACAATAAG AATCTCAAACCCACGAGCTCACAAGCGCAAGGATCTTTTGCATCCAGCGATCTCGCGTTTGGTAGCAACCGGTCGTTGACGGGTAATTCATTGTCGTCCGTCTCCGGAACACCAACCGCCATGATAACCATCGAAGCACCCACGCCACCAGGGCCAGTCGTCTCTCCAGTCGCAATGCCAATTGCTGCGGTTCACCTTTCGGCTGCACCAACTCCCACGCCGGTTGCTGACTTTGCGGATGATCCGTTCAAGGACTACCGGTACGAGGATCCGTTCAGCATCGAGGATCCGTTCGCTGACACCGAGGATAATGCAACGCCATCCGATG ATCCTTTTGCATCCGTTTCCAATCcgggaagcaacaacaacaacgtcCTATCGAGCGGATTTGATGCCAAGTTCAGCAAGTCTTCCAACACCTCGGTGGAGGAGCTGGACGAGTTGTTCCGAGGTGTCCGTATGGAGGCAGATGGCGCACACAATACCGGCACTAGTCCTTTCGGGTTAAatagcagcaacaaccgaCTGAACAATAATACTCTCTCCAGCGGGGGGTCGATTGAAAGGACGAAATCGTCAATCTCCCATACCGGCCCTGCGGCAGACCCGTTCGATGCATTTAACGATAACTTCACGAAGAACACCAACAAAACATCCGATTCGTTGTTCGGTGCGTTCGGTAATGGTAGCGGCGATGTGAAGAACAAAAGCAGTGCTAGCAGTGACATCCTGTTCGATGCATTCCGCACTACGGCTACCTCTCCGGCGTCAGTTCTTTCCGTAATGGCTGTCTCGTCACCTGCTGTTGCGGTGACATCGGCGTCTTCGGTGAAATCCTTCGAGGACGAGTTCTCCAAGATGGACACCGCAAATGtgctcaacaacaacacgagcatgGCGGCCGCGTTTGGCAATGGCAACGAGTTTGAGGCCAAGTTTGACGATGCGTTTAGTGCATTTAGTAATGGCAATAATTCAAACAGCAATCACTATGGTATCGCATTTGGGGCGACACTTCCGCCTCCGGCTAGCAAAACGAAAGTGACAGCAAATGGGCCTTCGACGGGTAGTTTAAAGAAGGTACCCAACAGCGTCGATGCTTCCGGCACACAGCCGGACAGATTTAACGCTGATTACTCGAAAGGGGACTCATTCGATGCGGATCTGCAGGCGGTGCTGCAGCGTTCGCTGGTCGAGAAGTGA
- the LOC128722449 gene encoding uncharacterized protein LOC128722449, translating into MPNVKLYTARLSPPGRAVELTAALLDLPLDIIPINLLAGDHRTAEFLKMNPQHTIPVIDDDGVIIRDSHAIIIYLVLKYGKDHGLYPDDPVTRARINAALHFDSGVLFSRLRFYFEPILYEGSSAMPQEKIEYMQKGYELLNDALLEDYIVGNTLTLADVSCIATVATMEEFFPMERSKYPKLVAWIDRVSRNFPQYDQLNQAGAVEFAEMCESLRVKNATKVVGAGWRRNVTFISSMASSSMVLYYDEVSPPVRSVLMAIAALGIKDRFKLEYVDLFRRGHLTSEFLKINPMHTIPVLQHGDLKLTDSHAILVYLCDMFAPEGHPLAIGDTQTRAKVLNRLCFNNGFLFQRDADVMRRIFSREITDVKQHLQPIAETVDALEQFLKESRYTALDRLSVADFSIVATLSTLNLLVPVTAERWPRVFEWFEEMQKLPYYSEQNSAGLEKMRKMLSITINL; encoded by the exons ATGCCGAACGTTAAGTTGTACACCGCCAGGTTAAGTCCACCAGGACGTGCGGTGGAATTAACCGCAGCTCTCCTGGACTTGCCGCTGGACATCATCCCGATCAACCTGCTGGCTGGTGACCATCGAACAGCCGAGTTCCTGAAGATGAATCCTCAGCACACGATTCCGGTGATCGATGACGATGGTGTGATCATTCGTGACAGTCACGCTATCATCATCTATCTGGTGCTTAAGTACGGCAAGGATCACGGACTTTATCCGGACGATCCGGTCACGAGGGCACGGATCAATGCAGCCTTACATTTCGATTCGGGGGTGTTGTTTTCCCGGTTGAGGTTCTATTTC GAGCCGATACTGTACGAAGGATCTTCTGCGATGCCCCAGGAGAAGATCGAGTACATGCAGAAGGGTTACGAGCTGCTAAATGATGCCCTTTTGGAGGATTACATCGTGGGCAACACCCTAACGTTAGCCGATGTGAGCTGCATTGCGACGGTGGCCACGATGGAGGAGTTTTTCCCGATGGAACGCAGCAAATACCCGAAGCTGGTGGCCTGGATTGACCGGGTTAGCCGCAATTTTCCACAGTACGATCAGCTCAACCAAGCGGGCGCTGTGGAGTTTGCGGAAATGTGCGAATCGTTGCGTGTTAAAAATGCGAccaaa GTTGTTGGGGCTGGCTGGCGAAGGAACGTTACGTTCATCAGCAGCATGGCCTCATCGAGCATGGTGTTGTACTACGACGAGGTTAGCCCTCCAGTTCGAAGTGTTCTGATGGCGATCGCTGCCTTGGGCATAAAGGATCGATTCAAGCTGGAGTACGTCGATTTGTTTCGAAGAGGACACTTGACCAGCGAATTCTTGAAG ATTAACCCGATGCACACGATTCCGGTGTTGCAGCATGGCGATCTCAAGCTCACGGATAGCCACGCGATCTTGGTGTACCTTTGTGACATGTTCGCTCCCGAAGGACATCCCCTTGCGATAGGTGACACACAAACCCGGGCAAAGGTACTGAACAGGCTCTGTTTCAACAACGGTTTTCTGTTCCAGCGAGATGCGGACGTGATG CGCAGAATCTTCAGCAGGGAGATCACCGATGTGAAACAACACCTGCAACCGATCGCGGAAACGGTTGACGCGCTCGAGCAGTTCCTCAAAGAATCTCGATATACCGCGCTCGATCGACTTTCGGTGGCCGATTTCTCCATTGTGGCCACACTCAGCACACTGAATCTCCTGGTACCGGTTACCGCTGAACGGTGGCCACGTGTTTTCGAGTGGTTCGAAGAAATGCAAAAGCTTCCCTACTACAGCGAGCAGAACAGTGCCGGTTTGGAGAAGATGCGCAAAATGCTGAGCATCACGATTAACCTCTAG
- the LOC128727751 gene encoding glutathione S-transferase 1-like — MSNKPVLYTHTISPAGRAAELLIKALNLDVEIREMNVFKRQHLSAEFKKLNPVQTIPTLEDNGFVLWDSHAILIYLARRYGGGTDLYSEDFEQQARINAALFFESSLLFARLRFCTDNLVVMGRATVPEENLQRATEGLQRFENMLQADYVAGEHMTIADLSCIASVTTLHLLLHPSREDFPKTFAWVDRMTKLPYYEEVNGRGLIAAGVLMQTLAAVNAAK, encoded by the exons ATGTCCAACAAGCCGGTTCTCTACACGCACACCATCAGTCCCGCCGGTCGGGCGGCTGAGCTGCTGATCAAAGCGCTGAACCTTGACGTCGAGATTCG AGAGATGAACGTGTTCAAGCGGCAGCATCTGAGTGCGGAGTTTAAAAAACTCAACCCGGTTCAAACGATCCCGACGCTGGAAGACAACGGTTTCGTGTTGTGGGATAGTCATGCGATCCTGATCTACCTGGCGCGTCGATATGGCGGTGGTACGGATCTTTACTCGGAGGATTTTGAGCAACAGGCACGCATTAATGCGGCCCTCTTTTTCGAGAGTTCGCTGCTCTTCGCTCGGTTGCGCTTTTGTACGGACAATCTCGTTGTGATGGGCCGAGCAACGGTTCCGGAGGAAAACCTTCAACGAGCGACCGAAGGATTGCAGCGTTTCGAGAACATGCTGCAGGCGGATTATGTGGCCGGTGAGCATATGACGATCGCCGATCTGAGCTGCATTGCCAGCGTCACAACGTTGCACCTGCTGTTGCATCCTTCGCGAGAGGATTTCCCGAAAACTTTCGCCTGGGTGGATCGCATGACGAAGCTTCCGTACTATGAGGAGGTTAACGGACGTGGTCTGATCGCAGCTGGTGTGTTGATGCAAACACTTGCCGCAGTGAATGCCGCAAAGTAG
- the LOC128727749 gene encoding glutathione S-transferase 1-like: MSNIKLYTAKLSPPGRAVELTAKALGLKLDIIPINLIAGDHLKEEFVKMNPQHTIPLIDDNGTIVYESHAIIVYLVTKYGKPNDPLYPEDVVTRSKVNGGLHFESGVLFARMRFYMEPILYYGSTETPQEKIDNVFRAYQLLNDTLTGDYIAGNQMTLADLSCISSIASIHEIFPIDSGKYPQLAGWVKRLEKLPYYKETNLEGAQELAELYRTKLAENRSKAK; encoded by the exons ATGTCGAACATTAAGCTGTACACGGCCAAGCTCAGCCCACCGGGCCGGGCTGTGGAGCTAACGGCGAAGGCATTGGGGCTTAAACTCGACATCATACCGATCAACCTGATTGCTGGGGATCACCTGAAGGAGGAGTTTGTGAAAATGAACCCTCAGCACACGATCCCGCTTATTGACGATAATGGTACGATCGTGTATGAAAGCCACGCAATCATTGTGTATTTGGTGACCAAATATGGCAAGCCAAATGATCCGCTCTATCCGGAGGATGTTGTGACACGCTCCAAGGTCAATGGAGGTCTTCACTTCGAGTCGGGTGTTCTGTTTGCCAGGATGAGGTTCTACATG GAACCGATCTTGTACTACGGATCTACGGAAACGCCTCAGGAGAAGATCGACAACGTGTTCCGGGCGTATCAGCTGCTAAATGACACCCTAACCGGGGATTACATTGCGGGTAATCAGATGACGCTGGCGGATTTAAGCTGCATCTCCAGCATCGCCTCGATACATGAAATTTTCCCGATCGACAGTGGAAAATACCCGCAGCTAGCTGGTTGGGTGAAGCGACTGGAAAAGCTGCCCTACTACAAGGAAACCAACCTCGAGGGTGCTCAAGAGCTGGCAGAACTGTACCGCACAAAATTGGCCGAGAACCGCTCCAAAGCGAAGTAA
- the LOC128727754 gene encoding glutathione S-transferase 1-like, producing MPKLVLHTLHLSPPCRAVEMTAKALGLELEQKNVNLLAGDHMKAEFLKLNPQHTIPVLDDDGTIITESHAIMIYLVTKYAKDDTLYPKDAVKQARVNAALHFESGVLFARMRFIFERILFYGHGDIPEDRVEYVRKSYRLLEDTLVDDFVAGPVMTIADFSCISTISSIMGVVPMEKSEYPRIYAWIDRLKQLPYYEEANGSGGTDLGKFVLAKKEENAKA from the exons ATGCCTAAGCTCGTGCTACATACGCTGCATCTGAGCCCACCGTGCCGGGCCGTGGAGATGACAGCGAAAGCTCTCGGTTTGGAGCTGGAGCAGAAGAATGTCAACCTGCTCGCTGGAGATCACATGAAGGCGGAATTTTTGAAG CTAAACCCGCAGCATACGATCCCGGTgctggatgatgatggaaCGATCATCACCGAAAGCCACGCGATCATGATCTATCTCGTGACGAAGTACGCCAAAGATGACACGTTGTACCCGAAGGATGCGGTCAAACAGGCTCGTGTTAATGCTGCTTTGCACTTTGAATCCGGCGTGTTGTTCGCACGAATGAGGTTCATTTTC GAGCGTATCCTGTTCTACGGACATGGAGATATTCCCGAAGATCGTGTTGAATACGTGCGAAAGTCGTACCGGTTGCTAGAGGACACGCTGGTGGACGATTTCGTTGCCGGTCCGGTCATGACGATCGCCGATTTCAGCTGCATTTCGACGATCTCATCCATCATGGGTGTGGTACCGATGGAAAAATCGGAATACCCACGCATCTATGCCtggatcgatcggttgaagCAACTGCCGTACTACGAGGAAGCTAACGGAAGCGGCGGAACCGATCTGGGCAAGTTTGTGCtggcgaaaaaggaagaaaatgctAAGGCGTAA
- the LOC128727752 gene encoding glutathione S-transferase 1-like: MANKPVLYTTLMSPPCRAVELTAKALGLELERRNVNVMAGDHLSPEFLKMNPHHTIPVLDDNGTIVSDSHAIMIYLVKKYAADDKLYPEDIAKQARVNAALHFESGVLFARLRFITELVLLRRQPGIPEDRIELVQSGYQLLEDSLHDDYVAGPHLTIADFSCISTIASTLGFIPLDRTEYPRVNAWIDRLKLLPYYEEINGIGATKLGRFIVSQNAANSKL; encoded by the exons ATGGCCAACAAACCCGTGCTTTACACCACACTCATGAGCCCGCCATGCCGGGCCGTAGAGCTTACAGCAAAAGCTCTCGGGCTGGAGTTGGAGCGCAGGAATGTGAACGTCATGGCCGGCGATCATTTGAGTCCGGAGTTTTTGAAG ATGAATCCGCACCACACGATACCGGTTCTGGATGATAATGGGACGATTGTCAGCGATAGTCACGCCATCATGATCTATCTGGTGAAAAAGTACGCTGCTGACGATAAGCTCTACCCTGAAGATATCGCGAAACAGGCGCGTGTCAATGCTGCTCTGCATTTTGAATCAGGCGTGCTGTTCGCCAGGCTTCGATTTATTACC GAGCTTGTCTTATTGCGCCGACAACCAGGAATTCCCGAGGATCGCATCGAGCTGGTCCAGAGCGGTTATCAGCTTCTGGAAGATTCCCTTCACGACGACTATGTAGCTGGACCTCACTTGACCATTGCCGATTTTAGCTGCATTTCTACGATCGCTTCCACTTTGGGCTTCATTCCACTGGACCGGACGGAATATCCGCGTGTTAATGCGTGGATCGATCGCTTGAAACTACTGCCGTATTACGAAGAGATCAACGGCATCGGTGCCACTAAGTTGGGTCGGTTTATCGTATCGCAAAACGCAGCTAACTCGAAATTGTAG
- the LOC128727753 gene encoding glutathione S-transferase 1-like, whose product MDKLVLYTNKKSPPCRAVKLTARALGIELIEKEMTLIRGDKLMEEFMKVSPQHTIPVLDDSGTIITASHAIMIYLVCKYGQDDSLYPSDLVRRARVHTALHLESGVIFSRLSFLFEPVIYAGKSYFHSDRVEHIRKAYQLLEDSLVDDYVVGNSMTIADFSSISSIASLVGVVPLDEVKFPKIAAWIGRMKELPYYDEANGMGALELADFVLGKKEANAAQYL is encoded by the exons ATGGACAAATTGGTGCTGTATACGAATAAGAAAAGCCCACCCTGCAGAGCGGTGAAGTTGACCGCGAGGGCCCTAGGAATCGAGCTGATCGAGAAGGAAATGACACTGATTCGTGGTGACAAGCTGATGGAGGAGTTCATGAAG GTCAGCCCACAACACACGATACCAGTGCTGGATGATAGTGGAACCATTATCACGGCAAGTCACGCCATCATGATCTATCTCGTGTGCAAGTACGGCCAAGATGACAGCCTGTATCCGAGTGATCTCGTACGGCGGGCTCGCGTCCACACGGCGCTTCATCTGGAGTCGGGAGTCATCTTTTCGCGGCTAAGTTTCTTATTC GAACCGGTAATTTACGCGGGTAAATCATACTTCCACTCCGATCGTGTCGAACACATCCGCAAAGCGTACCAATTGCTCGAGGACTCGCTAGTGGATGATTACGTGGTCGGGAACAGCATGACGATCGCGGACTTTAGCTCCATCTCGAGTATCGCTTCTTTGGTGGGTGTTGTGCCTCTGGATGAGGtgaaatttccaaaaatcgcTGCCTGGATCGGTCGCATGAAGGAACTTCCGTACTACGATGAAGCCAACGGAATGGGTGCTCTGGAGCTTGCCGATTTTGTGCTGGGgaagaaagaagcaaatgCCGCACAGTACTTGTGA
- the LOC128727750 gene encoding glutathione S-transferase 1-like encodes MAPIVLYSTRRTPAGRAVELTAKMIGLELDVQYIDLAKKEQLTPEFLKMNPMHTVPTVNDNGVPLYDSHAIIIYLVSKYAKDDSLYPKTDLVKQANINALLHFESGVLFARLRWILEPVFYWGQTEIPQEKIDSVLKAYELLEATLTNAGTDYLVGNSLTLADISVSTSLSTLNVLFPADATKHPKVLAYLKRLEQTMPNYKEINTDRANEALLLYNQKLGKA; translated from the exons ATGGCACCGATTGTCCTTTACAGTACGCGTCGTACGCCGGCCGGCAGGGCCGTGGAGTTGACAGCCAAAATGATTGGCCTGGAACTGGACGTGCAGTACATCGATCTTGCGAAGAAGGAACAACTGACACCCGAGTTTCTGAAG ATGAATCCGATGCACACCGTTCCGACCGTCAACGATAATGGTGTGCCGTTGTATGATAGCCACGCCATCATTATCTATCTTGTGTCCAAGTACGCTAAGGATGACAGTCTCTATCCCAAAACGGATCTCGTCAAACAGGCCAATATCAATGCGTTGCTGCATTTTGAGTCCGGTGTGCTGTTTGCGAGATTGCGTTGGATCCTGGAGCCGGTGTTCTACTGGGGACAGACTGAGATACCGCAGGAGAAGATCGACTCGGTGTTGAAAGCTTACGAGCTGCTGGAGGCCACGCTTACCAATGCCGGAACGGACTATCTCGTTGGCAACTCGCTCACGTTGGCTGACATCTCCGTCAGTACGTCACTAAGTACGCTTAATGTGCTGTTCCCGGCCGATGCCACCAAGCACCCGAAGGTTCTGGCCTATCTGAAGCGGCTAGAGCAAACGATGCCCAACTACAAGGAGATCAACACCGATCGCGCTAATGAAGCGTTGTTGCTGTACAACCAGAAGCTGGGCAAGGCCTAA